CTTAAGTCTACTGCAGGCTGTAAAGAATCCATTATCCGGTGCTAATCCACCACTTCCATCGCTAATAAAGCTCGCCAAAATCTTACCTCCTTTATAATTTGAAGTCTGTATCTCGAAATAATTGAGAAATTGAGACACAGTTGTCCTTTCATCATACGCatagaattgaaaattttcattgtAACATCCGTAATTTATAAGGAGTATTTCGTAATTTTATTATACTATATAAACACATTATAAATAACCTGTTAGTAATAAATTAGTTGAGTATTacgttttatattattattactattattattattattattattattattattattattattataatattagTTTTAGTTTTAGGTTTTTAGGATTATGTTTTTGGGGAGAGGGGAGAGCACTACTTTTCTTTTTGCGGCAGCTGCGTTTGCCTGCACTGCACATattggatttttatttttttccatttgtttttaattCATAACTCCTTATTCCGGCCACTTCTTCAAATGAAAATTATACCATTAAATTTCTTGTTTTATGAGGAAGATTTTAAGACCACTATTGATATTTTTCTGAACAAAAAGTATGATAATTCGAGCGGGTATTTTCCACCGGCAAAGTGATCTTGTCTTTTAGACGGTTTTAATAGTGGAAGGAGTGTACTTTTGGACTCCCCTGATCGTTGGCTATCTCGTGATAGTCTCGGTTTGCGATTCCGGCAGCTCCAGCGAACCTCCGATGGCAGACCACCGCGCTCCGGAGAAACTCTGAAAGTCGGTAACAGGTCAATTAGAACCCGAATAATTTGATTAGCTTTTTGGGACGAGAGGTAAACTTAATTacttatgtttatatatatgtctatatatatatatatatatatatatatatatatatatatatatatatatatatatttgtatgagTGTCTATTGATATTTTGTCATTGAATAATTAAACGTGCGTTGAATGAATGTTGAGTATTTGGTTATCATTTAATTGGTACTTGATTTATATACATGGTGATTTGAGACTTGGAGTTTCAAATATTCTTTGTATGGTTGAATTTATTGATATAAGGTTTGTTCCTTTTAAAATCCTGTTTACCTATTAAGGTATTAGCTGTGAAATTATACCATGATAGGATGAGAATGCATATGAGTTCAAAAGATCATGAATTATCAAGTATGAAATTGTATTGGATTATGCTTGAGTTAGAAAACATAAATAGCTAGCTTGAgtgagtatattcaatggtctgGAGGTTTGATGATACTGTGGGTGTTATTTTACTCTAATTGAGTTTGTACTGTGTCCTGAAACTGGGGGCGATAGCAGTACcgtattattgaaaaaaaaggaaaaagaaatcaTTATGAAAAGGGTACCTATCCCGAAACTAGAGGCGATAGCGTACACGTACGTTGAAATATTGTTAACCATGAGACCATTGAGTATATTTCACTTAGGTCTAGTTGGGCccttaaaaataaagataataaattataattttgtagtTTGAAGTAAATTGAGTCATATACGAGatgatatatttatatttttattcccGATTGATTGATTGTTTGATTATTGGATTAATTAAATGTAAAATGCATGAAATTAAttgtatatatgtgtgtgtatattcatgtatataaatataggtaattatgtttattgagtaggcagctcaccccttgccacgttGAAATTTTCAGGCTAGGTTCAGAGGTTGTTCCATTTGCTAGATTTTCAGGTTTACTCTACATTCAGGCTGACCAACACAAACGACTCATTCTCATTAGCAAGTTCATAGACATTTATTaggatttattatattattggattggattatttgtttaaatttAAGTAAACATTATTGACAGATTAAATTGTTTGATTGGTTATTTAATTCTTTGGTTATAAGATTTTGATAGACGACAATAAATGAGGAGCATTTTTATAGTTATGTTGGTATTTGTGCTTAATTATGATAATTGCTTAGTTTTCTATGTGTTTTCAATGTGACCAGGGATGGAGGTTACAAACATAGTCAATCAAATTCCCATACTTTTTCCACAAAGCCTGATAATGCGAttgaacctcatcatcatcgaACGGAGCAATGGAGGCGAAAGAGAACACACCATTCTTCTTCAGAGTGCTTACAAGCTGTCCAATACACTCTGCGAAAGTGTTAGGATCGGCCTGAAAATGCTCGTAATCGATGTCAATTCCGTCCAAGTTATATTGTTTGATGATATCTGTGAGAGAAGAAACAGCATTGGAAACCCAGGAACTAACTGACGAGGGTTGGAAGTTAGCCGAGCCTCCTTGGACGCTGTCTCCTCCGAGACTAAGAGCTACTTTGACATTGGGATATTGGGATTTAATTGCAGAGACCTGAGATGGACTCAGATTGTTAGAATCCCAGAAGACGTTGAATTTTCCATTGGtgggagatggagaagatgaagtgTCGTAATCTATGGCGAAGGAGAGGATGAAATGGAAATCGACATTTGGGTTAATTGGAACATCAGTGAATTTGACGTTATTGAATTCAGCTCCTATGTATTCTCGAAACAAGTTTGAATTTTCTGGAGCAGCTTCTGCTCCTTGGCTTAAGGATATAACTGCTTGAAGAATAAGCAACGAAATGAAAAGTTTGGAGCAGATTCCCATTGTGTTgtgtttactttctttttttgaCAACTTTGTGTTGTGTTTACTTAATTTGTGTGGAATGGAATATATCCTCCTTCTCATTATATACTAATTATGATTTGACTCTTTGTTTGTATGATtgtataattaattattcaaaAATTAACAATTATATTTCATTTGCTACTTAATTATATATTACTATATGATACGTAATATCTGGGTTTCCTTAATCTTTTGGATTAAAGAATGATTATTAGCTAATGCTTTTGGAGCCAACTCACCCGCCAAGGCACGtgaatgtatatattttttatccCTGGACTAGATTTCTGTCATTTTGCTTCATTTCAGAAattgtttgttcaatattattgggtttttttttaactcaaatatcattaatatgttggagtttagtgtgttaaagacaattgttttaggatataaatattaatgaataaattgtttatttagtcatttgtttaatcagatatatagcattaaaatataactatatataaatgcacaatctttcataaagaaaataatcataagtttatttaaatagttataaagtgttcatacaagcatgaagtgagactatgcTTTATAATAGATCCatagacttaaaatcaacccaagtcaagtaatatgttataggggttggcatattactgttgagacttgcatgtaacagtgttttctgtcgagacagaaagctgatctcacaagctttagatatttagatatctagacagttacatggatccggtgaaggagttcattaggtttgggactcgacttgagataacagcatggattaatttatataaaagtgtcaactgttcatctcattggtattagtaggtataactaatcatcagactcaaacattcgttaattagtgattctggattatggagactaatactttgattctgtgcgagcacgatccaacaggtgagagcctggggtgtgtgagagcagggttgggtatcacacaaagtaattgcagaatgattaatgtcagattgagcattcgtcactcccgataagtgggagatatatccaaatggccgcttgtggtgaattgactgaaatccttgcaaggtgatagagttaagagtagaaatgaacatttcacttaacttatctttcagagtaaattcaacctgtacaagtaaaaccagactcttcgttatatgtaaccttgacacgttccatggttataaggaattgaccgacaggatatagttgatgaaggatcgtattatactataCCTAATACataaaggttaacgtcagttatcaacctgacttcttaattgctctggggaatatcataggttctgctagtaacagctcgcgattgtattccgttatatatatgttggaattaatcgtgatgaataatttcaaaggatatatacggctagtggcaataaagaacctaatgggtcgcatatgggacttggaatcggaggacgaaaatgtaattagtgagacactatatatatgggccgaaatttgtagattaattagggataaattaatttgattaataattataatttgattatggttatgaattaaattaaaggattatctgataatattaattagaagttttatgtgattgaaactctaattaattatccctaacattaattaattattaatttgattaataataattatctagatataattagttattatttagataatagtaaagtgtttatttaattatctaattaggaatcctattccgaataagattccaattatttaattacctaacacaactgggattagggttttgagaagtctataaatagactccctaaccccataattCGGCCAACACTAAACAGAAGGGCTAGAGGAATCGTTCCGCAACCGactcggctaattacaatctttcttactccctctttgatctcgtatcgatttctgttagaggcaataaTTGCGATtactattattaaggttgattactgattagttatctttttctgtgttgtttcttttgttgttcgtgatacacggattaagagttgtgggcacttcgtttgcaaccgtagatagttcttcaccgaaggtattattttttatccctctttatatgaaataacaattaacagatcttggaaaagggaaatagataaaatagataaaattttattattccgctgcgcTTATGCTTGTCTATTTTACTACAttagtatcagagcctatgttaatctgttatttcatatatgtaaataaaagggtttttcaatcagattgaatagatttattgttaggttaaatgataaatttgatttagttaattaatctaaagataaatggttaagaTGAGATTAATATGTTTTATGATTCAGTTAATCAACAAAGGTGTTTGTAGAATTAAATGGTTGATTAAAACGATgtttgtatatgtgatatacgtattttgtggattaagggtttaaccgtttgaatcgttaaaagaattaattagattaatctttaaaaatttgattttgttaaacgATTTAAATCGAAACGGTTAGAATCGATTAATTATTGATATGTATTTGAAAAGATTATTTAtaaaatagttatatatatatatatatatatatatatcgtaattttataaaaaaaaatataaagcaGTTTGGACACAGTAGCAAAAGCTACTGTGTCCATCGTGTGCAACTCTTTTAACAAAAGAGTTGGTGCTGGGCGGTAATGCTGCTTTTTGGCAGCAATGCCGCCCAGCGTCGCGGATGTGATCCGCGATAGGGGACGAATCCGGTTTTCGTCCCCGTTACGTTTATTTTGATTTTCtgagtttttcaaaatattttgattttttcagaaaactaaaatttatatatagaattaattaatccatATATTTGATCGTTGTCTATTTTAAAATTGTATAGATTAAAATTGAGTTGTCTAATTAAAGATATTTTGATACGATTAATTAGACGaactatttcattgatacaaaattaaaattttgggaacaacgaatcagcccatataagtttattgatatataattgttataattaataaaagtatatggtaattatatgtgttttaatttgattttgcaaactGTTTTGTGCTTAATAATTATACTTGATATACTAGTTAAACACATTAAACAGTTTCGGTAAAATAGTTAAATACAATAATTTAATAATCTCTCGTCTTAAAAGTTTTGTGTTTTGGAATTGATTTTGCAAAGTTATTTgatgtttaattatttgtatgggatacggttgaattaaacacggtaaataattttggtaaaataattgaacacaaataattgatattttgtatagttatattttgaaAAGTGTAATTAAGTCTATGTTTGATATATTTcaattagaataaaatataaatgatacaaaatttaattaaagattaattTGATAGAAAAGTTAAGTAGATGACTAAattgataataaaattaatttaagggttaatttgattaactaaaatattacataaacagtttatgtaatcaaccaattaagtttatttaattgagtctttgcatgtttggagttatggacatatttggaccctctataattgttatttagtcttttgctATTTTTGAAAATAGGACCTGCGAGTCCTGTCTTATCTACTCTccattgtatttctcttctcacctaaatcccttcaaattagttgaagtattctaaagtagtatagaaattaaatattgttgtaaatcaaggcgccaaggaaaagACGGAGAACCTGAAGGACAAAtgtgtaatagttagtatttccctagggttgaccttttattccgtttatggctcgacggaataatttagataatatgtccataaccgccaatgtaaattgtatgtgtctgatgtatgctaaagcaaatcaagactaggttagattatgagacttaaaataaaatccctcactaattaaaagttaagtaaataagcaagttattaaaatcggatgcccctccctaatattataattcagccggcagtactgggggcctttgggttgttgagcaaactcaagctcggggtcttatggtaacacctgaattatcgaaaaatcgttttcacgaatatggggtaatgcttaaattaggctagaataattggatgagcaaactcatgttgttctaacctaatgggcaatatggttgggattgatagacgacacatatcagttactatagtggttagtaacccaacaacctagaagTCACATgcttgatgtgattgattacatgaatctacctaataaATGAAACTAGCttattgagcaaactcaaggtgaaacttcaggagttaggattctagctcaccaagggatttgtgaatatccttcgaattaatatagagggttattaatttggtaaaatagtgggagcaatttaaaaacataaaagtccaacgtatttaaattgtaaatgaattaagcaaatgaataacatctgtcactctatctcactctcaagtaaatactctgaatcatcatatctaaaatggatctatGTAATATTgtaaccgataacaaattgaatagttcaaaattcaccaatTATTTTGGCAAACTAAAAATTGTTTTGAGAATTCGaaatgattgggtatgtattaagatacactgatacccatcatcaaaattgttttgaagttcgaaaagattgggtatgtattaagatacgtCAATACCCAATGTCCTTGTTAATGATGCTCCTGTTAAGAGGATTGATGTTTACCggaagcaccaatcagatgacgaaCGTACAAGATGTATCATACTTGCAGTTATGGCACTAGAGCTACAAAAGCAACATGAGAACATGGATACGTATTCCATGGTTATAcacttggaagaggtgttttgagaaacatactcaaatgcagacgctatgagatagcgatgaatgtttcgctccaagatgcaagaaggttcttctgttgtggcactttgtgtcaagatgattgactacatcaccaaagctttctagtattagatttgtgatggataatgaattaagtgtcAACTTAGTTCTACAATTCCTCCTagagatttattcataagttcatctcgaactatcagatgaataaactcagagacctctctaggagagctcttgaatatgctcaagtcagttgatcccaaatcttaagaaagtgatgtcagcacttgttattgagggatctcacgagagaaagggaagtttcccaattctaaagattccaagaagaacaaatgcattaaacccaagtcaataaaagtaagaagggaatgccaccaatatggtaaagaagggaattggaagaggaactgtaagaagtacttagactctctctagaagaagggtcatgatggtgcttttacttttagaacttagactagata
The window above is part of the Euphorbia lathyris chromosome 3, ddEupLath1.1, whole genome shotgun sequence genome. Proteins encoded here:
- the LOC136221558 gene encoding chitinase 2-like, which gives rise to MGICSKLFISLLILQAVISLSQGAEAAPENSNLFREYIGAEFNNVKFTDVPINPNVDFHFILSFAIDYDTSSSPSPTNGKFNVFWDSNNLSPSQVSAIKSQYPNVKVALSLGGDSVQGGSANFQPSSVSSWVSNAVSSLTDIIKQYNLDGIDIDYEHFQADPNTFAECIGQLVSTLKKNGVFSFASIAPFDDDEVQSHYQALWKKYGNLIDYVNFQFYAYDERTTVSQFLNYFEIQTSNYKGGKILASFISDGSGGLAPDNGFFTACSRLKSKEELYGIFIWSADDSKANGFRYEKQSQALLAIPH